Part of the Candidatus Limnocylindrales bacterium genome is shown below.
CCGTACAAGGAGAGTTAATAGCCGCTATAAAGAAAATGACCGGAGAAGAGGTAGATCTGGTAGGGGCGAGTAGGACAGATAAAGGAGTCCATGCGCTTGGACAAGTGGCCAATTTCCATACTACCCGCCCGCTTCCTGCTTTAGCTTTCCTTAAAGGATTAAACAGTTTAACCTCCGACGATATTCTCATTTTAGAAGCTGAAGTAGTTCCGGAGGATTTTAACATCCGGTTTGATGCAAAGAGTAAGATTTATGTGTATCAAATCCTTAATGCCAGAACCCCTTCCATCTACCATCGCAGGTTTTGTTGGTTTCTCAGAGATCGTTTAGATATAGAGGCTATGAGAGAAGCTGCGAAATATCTGGAAGGTCAACACGATTTTAAGTCTTTTCAGGCAAGTTCTCCGGATTCTGGATCTACAATTCGAACCATTTATAACATTCGTATTACACAACGTAGAGACTTTATATGGATTTTTATCAAAGCAAATGCTTTTCTTTATAAGATGGTCCGAAATATTGTCGGAACCCTGGTTGAGATAGGCCAGAAAAAGAGGGAAATCCAGGAGATGTCGAAAATTCTTGCTGCACGAGACCGGAAAGCCGCCGGAATCACAGCACCCGCTCAAGGATTATTTTTAGCCAGAGTTTATTATTAAACAAACCAAATTTTTTAAACCTTTTTAAGATTATTGTGTCTATTTTGTGCAGGAAAGTAAATTTTTAAAAAAAACAGATTTCGAACTGATCGATCTGGCTTTAGCAGGAAGTGAACTGGCCTTTGAAGAATTGGTTAATCGGTATAAAAAGGCGGTGTATTACCTTGCTTTTAGAATTGTCAAAGATCATGAGGATGCCGTAGACTTATCCCAGGAAGCATTTTTTAGAGCTTATCAATCCCTGAAAAAATTTCGTAAAAACTCAAGCTTTCATACCTGGCTCTACCGCATTACCGTTAATTTAGGGATTAACCATCTGAGGCGAAATAGAGATAAAGCTCAAGTAGAGTTGGAAGATCTGCATACTGTTATGCAGACAAGTACCCTGGAGGCTCTAGAGTTTAAAGAACTTCAGGAGGTCGTGAACAAAGCGATAGACCGCCTGCCGGAAAAACAGAAAGTTACTGTAATCTTGCGAGTTTGTCACGGTTTCTCGCACAAGGAAATATCTCAAGTTCTACAATGTTCTGTCGGGACTGTAAAGGCCAATTATTTCCATGCTATTCGTAATCTGCGGGATTTTATGAAAGGTTATATTTCAACGAAGGAGGAAATTACGAGATGAACTGTGAAGATGTCAGGATAAGACTCATAGATTATTATGAAGGGGAGCTGAATCATCAAGAGCAGAATTTCTTGGAAGGTCACTTGAGGAGATGTAAAAGTTGTTTAATTGAGTTAGATCAGTTTATTTATACCCTCGAACTGGTACTTCGATCTTGTTTTGTCCCGGAATTACCCGATGTATTCTGGTCGCAGTTCACAACCGATGTACTCAATAGAATTCGAAGGGAAAAGGAGAAAACGCCCTTACCCTGGTTTTTCAAATTTCCTCGTATCCAGTTTAATTTTGCCATTACCGCCTGGGCGGCTCTGCTCCTTTTTGCTTTGGGATTTTTAGGTTATTTTGGTTATGTGAACTACAAAAAGGATCAAACCCCTTTACCTTTAAAGGAAATGGTCTTGAAGAAGGAAGAGCTAACCCCCGATATGGATGTAAAAACCCTGGTCAAAATGCTTCAAGAAGATCCCCAAAGTGATGAAAATATGCTGAATAGCCTCCTGGGACGGGTGGCTTTAGATAAAGTGGAAGATCTGGCCGACTACGAGCGTGTTCTACTGGAAGTGGGTTCTATTTTTGATCCATCCGAGACCGATGGAATAGAAGTTTATATCGAAGCGGTGTTAAAAAGTTTAAGTGAAAAGGAAAAAGAAGCTCTTCTCGCAAAACTCCATAATATGATCTAAATAAAGAAAGTATAAATAGATAAAGGAGGTGAGAATAGTGTCGAGGGAGAAACTTTTGTGCTTGTCCAAAATGATTGTGCTGATGAGCTTGATGTCGATCCCCATGAAGGTATTTGCCCTGGAAGGAGAGGAGAGTCGATTGCGAAGAAATACGTTGTCCGGAAATAACTTGCAAGGAAGTATACTTCAGGGAAACCTTTCCCAGGGAAGTATTCCGCAGGGGGGATCTCCCGGAGCTAAAGATGAGGAAATACGTCGAACGTTGGGATTGGTCAGAAATCTCAAGCTGGTTAAAGAGCTCAGTCTCCCCGAAGATAAGGCCAGTATGGTTCTTGAAAAGCTTAGAAGGATGGACCAGCTACAAAGCAACTTTAACCAGCAACGTCGGGGTGTGGTATCTCAGTTGGAAAAGCTGGTTAACTCTTCAAATCCGGAACAGTTAGAACTAAAAGCAAAACTTCGGGAACTCAAAGAAATCGAAACGAACTACGTCAGTGAAAAAGAACGTACTAAAAAGGAAATTTACGATTTGTTGACCCCCCAGCAACGGGCTCAGTACATACTATTTCAGCAGAGGTTTCAGAATGAACTCCGTCAGGTGATTACAGATATTAGAAGGAATAATCAAACTATAAATACAACCGAAAGTGGCACCTCGGTCCAGCGACTCAGAGAAGGAACTATTTTACAAAATCGTAGAAGATAAGAGGGAATCTAGGGCCTGGAAAATAGGTAGGAAAATCCTTTGTAAAAGATAAGAATCACTTCTGTATAATAAGTGTCTTTGCGGTTATCAAAGAAACAGCCTCTTAAGTAGGATATTCATTGGTTTTTCCTTTAAATTTTTCCTTAAAATTTTTGGGAACTGTTGACAAGCCATAAAGAGTTATTGTATATTAAAAAGTGCTCCATCTGAACGATGAAGGAGTTTCAGGTGGAG
Proteins encoded:
- a CDS encoding sigma-70 family RNA polymerase sigma factor: MQESKFLKKTDFELIDLALAGSELAFEELVNRYKKAVYYLAFRIVKDHEDAVDLSQEAFFRAYQSLKKFRKNSSFHTWLYRITVNLGINHLRRNRDKAQVELEDLHTVMQTSTLEALEFKELQEVVNKAIDRLPEKQKVTVILRVCHGFSHKEISQVLQCSVGTVKANYFHAIRNLRDFMKGYISTKEEITR
- a CDS encoding zf-HC2 domain-containing protein, which gives rise to MNCEDVRIRLIDYYEGELNHQEQNFLEGHLRRCKSCLIELDQFIYTLELVLRSCFVPELPDVFWSQFTTDVLNRIRREKEKTPLPWFFKFPRIQFNFAITAWAALLLFALGFLGYFGYVNYKKDQTPLPLKEMVLKKEELTPDMDVKTLVKMLQEDPQSDENMLNSLLGRVALDKVEDLADYERVLLEVGSIFDPSETDGIEVYIEAVLKSLSEKEKEALLAKLHNMI
- the truA gene encoding tRNA pseudouridine(38-40) synthase TruA yields the protein MPNIRLKLQYDGTCYHGWQAQRNVRTVQGELIAAIKKMTGEEVDLVGASRTDKGVHALGQVANFHTTRPLPALAFLKGLNSLTSDDILILEAEVVPEDFNIRFDAKSKIYVYQILNARTPSIYHRRFCWFLRDRLDIEAMREAAKYLEGQHDFKSFQASSPDSGSTIRTIYNIRITQRRDFIWIFIKANAFLYKMVRNIVGTLVEIGQKKREIQEMSKILAARDRKAAGITAPAQGLFLARVYY